The following proteins are encoded in a genomic region of Cryptomeria japonica chromosome 11, Sugi_1.0, whole genome shotgun sequence:
- the LOC131076303 gene encoding transcription factor bHLH118-like, protein MGKNSGTIMSSKDIHKFVERRRRRDMKTLFSALRSLLPEEYVMGTCSTVEQLSESANYINHLHEKIKKLTQTRQEMRKEKLCRNLSFSVPSETCPIVRVSCHDWGVLVSTNTPKCQIVLSDLLLVLGNSGLDIVSAVACVMNDKVFHTIHAKIGELHSFDIKTSYQSIWNLVGKKTSDAKGLHK, encoded by the exons ATGGGCAAAAACTCTGGAACAATAATGAGTTCGAAAGACATCCACAAATTTGTTGAAAGAAGAAGGCGGAGAGACATGAAAACACTGTTTTCTGCTTTGAGATCCTTACTGCCGGAAGAATACGTTATG GGAACATGTTCAACAGTAGAACAGTTATCAGAAAGCGCTAACTATATTAATCATCTGCACGAAAAGATTAAGAAGCTTACACAAACAAGACAGGAGATGAGGAAAGAAAAATTGTGCAGAAATCTGTCTTTTTCTGTCCCATCTGAGACTTGCCCTATTGTTAGAGTAAGTTGTCATGATTGGGGTGTTTTGGTATCAACAAACACACCAAAGTGTCAGATCGTCTTGTCTGATCTTCTGCTTGTATTGGGAAATAGTGGCCTTGATATCGTTAGTGCTGTTGCGTGTGTCATGAATGACAAAGTGTTCCACACCATACATGCCAAG ATTGGAGAGCTTCATAGTTTTGACATCAAAACTTCATATCAAAGTATTTGGAACTTAGTAGGTAAAAAGACTTCGGATGCAAAGGGACTTCACAAGTGA